In the Caenorhabditis elegans chromosome X genome, one interval contains:
- the aex-4 gene encoding t-SNARE protein aex-4 (Confirmed by transcript evidence), which produces MARKTIDSIPEPIALPTEETVQKRIKLKMVDLDAEIAKLNVQSLDSSIQMIRDIDQMNVDAVQTTAALEDQDEQLDKIEANLSNVIDDLNVVSHNITAMEHYCGCGFFRILRAPFKYFRKRERDIIKEEVLEKMTSPKLRRKEESNMMMFTNSSKRRESTGDFMKRLTCDAIEDELERNLMQIDQGLESVKNLAVDMHVQLKLQEPKLNRIEELTETNDFVVEGVNDKVKKLLH; this is translated from the exons atggcTAGAAAAACCATTGATTC AATTCCAGAGCCAATTGCTCTTCCAACAGAAGAAACAGTTCAAAAGCGCATTAAACTGAAAATGGTGGATTTGGATGCAGAAATAGCGAAATTGAACGTACAA agtctTGACAGTAGTATACAGATGATCCGAGATATCGATCAAATGAATGTAGATGCAGTCCAGACAACTGCTGCTCTTGAAGATCAAGACG AACAGCTTGACAAAATCGAGGCGAATCTCAGCAATGTCATCGATGATCTGAATGTTGTTTCACATAACATAACAGCAATGGAGCATTATTGCGGATGCGGCTTCTTTCGAATTCTCCG cgCGCCATTCAAGTATTTTCGAAAACGAGAGCGTGACATCATAAAGGAAGAAGTATTAGA aaaaatgacgaGCCCAAAATTGCGACGTAAAGAGGAAAGTAACATGATGATGTTCACGAATTCCAGCAAGCGAAGGGAGTCTACCGGGGATTTTATGAAACG tctaaCATGTGACGCAATAGAAGATGAGTTGGAACGAAACTTGATGCAGATTGATCAGGGACTTGAAtctgtcaaaaatttggctgTTGATATGCACGTACAGCTAAAACTACAAGAACCAAAACTGAACAGGATAGAAGAATTG accgAAACAAATGATTTTGTCGTGGAGGGAGTCAATGATAAAGTGAAAAAACTACTTCACTGA
- the nlp-1 gene encoding Neuropeptide-like protein 1 (Confirmed by transcript evidence) — translation MKATFVLACLLVIAAVSHADLLPKRMDANAFRMSFGKRSVSNPAEAKRMDPNAFRMSFGKRSAEQNEQANKEDKATSDKLYDDTKFEEMKRMDANAFRMSFGKRSDAHQAADDQVEYVNDDFSLPEQKRMDANAFRMSFGKRVNLDPNSFRMSFGKRSTVGYNLDARNYFVGLGRR, via the exons ATGAAAGCCACATTCGTGCTGGCATGTCTTCTTGTGATAGCTGCTGTTTCCCATGCCGATCTCCTACCAAAACGAATGGACGCAAATGCTTTCCGCATGTCGTTTGGCAAACGTAGC GTATCCAATCCAGCAGAGGCAAAACGAATGGATCCAAACGCTTTCAGAATGTCCTTCGGGAAACGATCAGCCGAGCAGAATGAGCAAGCTAATAAGGAAGACAAAGCGACATCCGACAAGCTCTACGACGACACCAAATTTGAGGAGATGAAGCGCATGGACGCCAACGCTTTTCGCATGTCGTTTGGAAAACGCTCG GATGCTCATCAAGCCGCCGATGATCAGGTCGAGTACGTGAATGATGACTTTTCACTCCCTGAGCAAAAACGTATGGATGCCAATGCGTTCCGCATGTCGTTTGGAAAACGAGTCAACTTGGATCCAAACAGCTTTCGAATGAGCTTTGGAAAGAGAAGT acagtcGGGTACAACTTGGACGCTCGGAACTACTTTGTCGGATTGGGACGTCGTTAA